The sequence below is a genomic window from Chloroflexota bacterium.
TCGCAACTCACGGCGAAGCTTGGGAAGAATTTCATGCCAATAAGCACGAATTTGTTTCAGCGTCAGATAATTCCAAATGTCTTCCCAGCGCGCGGATTCCATAGTCCGCACCATCATCTGAACTTTTTCGTACTCGTTATCGCCACGCAAAATCGCGCGCACGTCTTCTTCGCTGAGATCGTAATCCCAGATAAAGTACGGACGTTGTTTGCCGCTGGTGGTTTGCTCGCCCATGGCAACATTCTAAGTCAGAGTATCGGGCTTGTCAACGCGCGACGCCAGCGCCATCGTCGCCATGCCCAAGCCAACGTAGAGCCAAAAGAGCGCGGCGGCGTGCACAAATTTCAAGTTGAAGAAATAGTGATCCACCAATCCGCCGATCATCGCGCCGAGTAACGCGCCGGCGAGTCCCAGCAAAATCGGCGCGAGTTCTTCGTCGCGCGCGAGTCCGGCGAACCAGGTTTGCGCCGCGCGATTAAAAAACATCCCCATCGTGATGAGAAACGCGCCCAAGCCCAGCAACCCCATCTCTTCCGCCATCAGCAAGTATACCGACGACACGCCGATGTACGTGTCAATGTCCGGCGAACTGCCAAAGCCGACTCCGAAAAACGGATAGCGCGCGATCAACGTGAACGCGTCCTTGTACTCGCCGAGTCGCATCTGAGTCGCGCGGTCGCTCGCGGTGAATGCATCCAACAAGTGCCCGACGTACTCTTGCGTGAACGGTAAAAACAAGAACACGACGCCGCCCAGTAAAATCACCGCGATGATCGGACGATAACGCACCGTCGCGATGACGACGAGCGCCATCACCAAGCCGAGCAACGCGCCGCGCGAAAAGGTCAGCACCAAGCACAGGAACATCGTGCCCGCCATCGCGATGGCGAGCGGACGCGGGAGAATCGGCTTGCGCGCGAAAATTTGCGGCGCGGACAGAGCGGTCACGAGAATCAGCAAACCGCCGAGCACGTTCGGGTCCACCGACGTTGAAATCGCGCGCATCGGATTCGCCGGGTCGTCTTCGATAAACCGCAGAATCCCATCGCCGCTCGGATACTTGAACACGCGCAGAATCGAGAGCAAATAGATCGTCGTGTTGCGCGGCAGGACGTAAAACACGATACCGATTGCCGCCGCCAAAAATCCGGCGAGGATGAGCGCGATGATTACGCGCTTGAGCGTCTCACGCGATTGCACCGTGTTGACGACGACAAAGAACATTGTGATCGCGATGAGCACCTCGACGAACTGGCGCAACACCTGGGTCGTGACGGACGAGTGACCCAGCCCGGCGATGAACGAGAATACGGCGAGCACGAGGAACACCAGCACTGGCACGCCGAGCGGCGTCGCGACAAAATCGCCGCCCTGCCGCGTGACGCCGCGCATGACCCACATCGCGAACAACGCGATGAGCGCGAGATCGAGAAACGTGGGATTGAAACCCAGGTTGATCGGCAACGCGCCGAACGGCAACAGCACGGCGACCGCGATCACCGCGTACAGTCCGTATTCGATATTCGAGAGCACGATGGCGGCGGCGATGACGCCGAGTACGAGCGCGAACGCGATGACCGGCGAACCGAACGCGACGAGCGCGCCGAGCGCAACTGCGAGCGCGATGCCGAGGATGGTGAGTACGGTAGTTAGTTTGGTACTGTTTTCGGAAAGGGTTGAGAGCATTTGGTTGGGTGGTTGGACGAATCGCTAATCTTTGCCGCTGTTAAAATGGAGGAGTTTTGCCCAGTCAATTGTGCCATCATCCTGGCAGAAATCGTTGGTGAATTCGCGGACATAACGATTCACTGCCTTTTGATACGCTGACCGATATTCCTGACGATGTTTCTTGATAATCTCCTCTTCCATTAAATCAATCAACTTCTGATAAAATTCTGGGTCGCCAGTCAATTCTTCCCAAAATGCTTGACCGGAGATGTCACGATAGACTTTGGCTTTGGTAGCCGGAGTCTGCTTTTTGCCGTACGCGTGTCCCAGAATGGGATCGAATTG
It includes:
- a CDS encoding O-antigen ligase family protein, giving the protein MLSTLSENSTKLTTVLTILGIALAVALGALVAFGSPVIAFALVLGVIAAAIVLSNIEYGLYAVIAVAVLLPFGALPINLGFNPTFLDLALIALFAMWVMRGVTRQGGDFVATPLGVPVLVFLVLAVFSFIAGLGHSSVTTQVLRQFVEVLIAITMFFVVVNTVQSRETLKRVIIALILAGFLAAAIGIVFYVLPRNTTIYLLSILRVFKYPSGDGILRFIEDDPANPMRAISTSVDPNVLGGLLILVTALSAPQIFARKPILPRPLAIAMAGTMFLCLVLTFSRGALLGLVMALVVIATVRYRPIIAVILLGGVVFLFLPFTQEYVGHLLDAFTASDRATQMRLGEYKDAFTLIARYPFFGVGFGSSPDIDTYIGVSSVYLLMAEEMGLLGLGAFLITMGMFFNRAAQTWFAGLARDEELAPILLGLAGALLGAMIGGLVDHYFFNLKFVHAAALFWLYVGLGMATMALASRVDKPDTLT